A portion of the Bifidobacterium bifidum ATCC 29521 = JCM 1255 = DSM 20456 genome contains these proteins:
- a CDS encoding NUDIX hydrolase, with product MITPADLARMLAHAAGDHTQNPLEPDTLLYTSEAPRTPKTVVRPPEPRFPTPAMMPQRRAGDGPTTFASLDAQELPVVREYSAGGLVFDERGRVAIIARHSRNGHLEWCLPKGHIEKGETPQQTAVREVHEETGILGEVVESIATIDYWFTGTSQRVHKLVHHFALRQIGGDLTVEGDPDHEAEDAIWVDFDDLDDVLSYPNERKIAWLYARKMKQG from the coding sequence ATGATTACGCCCGCAGACCTCGCGCGCATGCTTGCGCATGCTGCGGGCGACCATACCCAAAATCCGCTCGAACCCGATACGTTGCTCTATACGTCCGAGGCTCCGCGCACGCCGAAAACCGTTGTCAGGCCACCGGAACCACGCTTTCCCACACCTGCGATGATGCCGCAGCGACGGGCGGGCGACGGGCCGACCACATTCGCGTCGCTGGACGCTCAGGAGCTCCCGGTGGTGCGCGAATACTCGGCCGGCGGCCTGGTGTTCGACGAGCGCGGCCGTGTGGCCATCATCGCGCGACACTCCCGCAACGGCCATCTCGAATGGTGCCTTCCCAAGGGCCATATCGAAAAGGGCGAGACGCCGCAGCAGACCGCCGTGCGCGAGGTGCACGAGGAGACCGGCATTCTGGGTGAGGTGGTCGAGTCCATTGCCACCATCGACTATTGGTTCACCGGTACCAGCCAGCGCGTGCATAAGCTCGTGCATCATTTCGCGCTGCGCCAGATCGGCGGCGACCTGACGGTGGAGGGCGATCCGGATCATGAAGCCGAAGACGCCATCTGGGTGGATTTCGATGATTTGGATGACGTTCTCAGCTATCCTAATGAACGCAAGATCGCTTGGCTCTACGCAAGGAAAATGAAGCAGGGATGA
- a CDS encoding DUF6049 family protein, with the protein MIANSPEHGQAVPSLSHRTTRLWRFFTIMLLTCAMLFAGRMVPAGTAHMAMADDETDTATQTTALSITESTPVVTDTSGYHITISISNPTYAATSPGLVTVAYNPSYTFVSRTDIQHWATGDVSIPVRTVLGTATVPSIAASKKVSVKIDAVADSDALKALQMWGPKPLLVTYQATQATDSQSTGSSDGSSGSDRTVDPNAKPIRLHSFLTRSSQGLRNAQTPPMAITMVMPLMNTGQQADKNAIDQLVVHDNGDGSDTKSTQSGGGGTDGSTDDGSGNNTDGSENTAATQSSVLTPHDNDALAAKLSLIGKHSDLQTIADPTALASDTGQRIDAVMQPAGFDITAYAAINNVRSYEQAGVGTGAWNARSALAAAPASSNSLPIAWQGKGDWTRQALSTARKQGYQYVIAGHDFDSSTTATVHTGTYTIPTSAGDITVLSEQKELGDLAKGKPTSSDADGETSNAGRIARFVAQSAFYQMEQPYAAMNRNLLVCFGTNMSAAFIDTLMTAVEQSSWLQLTDLNDLIDADAYRTGDKALQIVPQDSHLSERNTRSVTSALESLAESRNDINRFATSVLTDHKASASWIRKIKAAQSTLALHALSSAPRNIDSLVDGAKRLGGGMFGGVSITPTDSITVVSETAKMPVTVRNNHPYPVRVKVSSLTDSMEIVTSRFTEVTIPANSEAQVTFAIRVATSGHATAHITLLDRNGDTFGSAQNTDITSVLRISDMTGFIIIGFSLLLGLVGLWRQFHRKKDPDE; encoded by the coding sequence ATGATCGCGAACAGCCCCGAGCACGGTCAGGCCGTGCCATCGTTATCTCACCGAACGACACGCCTATGGCGCTTCTTTACCATCATGTTGCTGACATGCGCGATGCTGTTCGCAGGCCGCATGGTACCGGCCGGCACGGCACATATGGCGATGGCGGATGACGAGACGGACACGGCCACGCAGACGACCGCCTTGTCGATCACCGAATCGACGCCCGTGGTCACCGACACATCCGGCTACCACATCACCATCAGCATCTCCAATCCCACGTATGCCGCGACGTCACCGGGCCTGGTGACCGTGGCCTACAACCCGTCATATACGTTCGTATCGCGCACTGACATCCAGCATTGGGCGACCGGGGACGTATCGATTCCGGTGCGCACCGTTCTCGGCACGGCCACGGTGCCGTCCATCGCGGCGAGCAAGAAGGTTTCCGTGAAGATCGACGCGGTGGCCGACAGCGATGCGTTGAAGGCGTTGCAGATGTGGGGGCCGAAACCGCTGCTGGTCACCTATCAGGCGACCCAGGCGACCGATTCTCAATCCACGGGCTCTTCTGACGGGTCATCCGGGTCGGACCGTACCGTCGATCCGAACGCCAAGCCGATTCGCCTGCACAGCTTCTTGACCAGATCATCCCAGGGATTGCGCAACGCACAGACCCCGCCGATGGCCATCACCATGGTCATGCCGTTGATGAACACCGGCCAGCAGGCCGACAAGAACGCCATCGACCAGCTGGTGGTGCATGACAACGGCGATGGATCCGACACAAAATCTACACAATCAGGTGGCGGCGGCACGGATGGCAGCACAGACGACGGCTCCGGCAACAATACCGACGGCTCCGAAAACACCGCGGCGACGCAATCATCAGTGCTCACCCCGCACGACAATGATGCACTCGCCGCCAAACTCTCCCTCATCGGCAAGCACAGCGATTTGCAGACCATAGCCGATCCGACGGCATTGGCTTCCGACACCGGGCAACGCATCGATGCCGTCATGCAGCCGGCCGGATTCGACATCACCGCCTATGCCGCGATCAACAACGTCCGGTCGTACGAACAGGCCGGCGTCGGCACCGGCGCATGGAACGCACGATCCGCACTGGCCGCGGCACCGGCATCATCCAATTCCCTGCCCATCGCCTGGCAAGGCAAGGGCGATTGGACCCGGCAGGCGCTCTCCACGGCCAGGAAGCAGGGATACCAGTACGTCATCGCCGGTCACGACTTCGACTCCAGCACCACGGCCACCGTGCACACAGGCACATACACAATCCCCACCTCGGCCGGCGACATCACGGTGCTGAGCGAGCAGAAGGAACTCGGCGACCTAGCCAAAGGCAAGCCCACCAGCAGTGATGCGGACGGCGAGACCAGTAACGCGGGACGCATCGCGCGGTTCGTCGCGCAGAGCGCCTTCTATCAGATGGAGCAGCCGTATGCGGCGATGAACCGCAACCTGCTGGTCTGCTTCGGCACTAATATGTCGGCGGCGTTCATCGACACGCTGATGACCGCGGTCGAACAGTCCTCATGGCTGCAACTCACCGACCTGAACGATCTCATTGACGCAGACGCCTATCGGACCGGCGACAAGGCGCTGCAAATCGTCCCCCAAGACAGTCATTTAAGCGAGCGGAACACCCGATCGGTCACGTCCGCGCTGGAATCGCTGGCCGAAAGCCGCAACGACATCAACCGCTTCGCCACGTCGGTCCTCACCGACCATAAGGCATCCGCGTCCTGGATCCGCAAGATCAAGGCCGCACAGAGCACGCTGGCACTGCATGCGCTCTCGTCCGCGCCGCGCAACATCGACAGTCTGGTCGACGGCGCCAAACGGCTCGGCGGAGGCATGTTCGGCGGCGTATCCATCACGCCGACCGACTCCATCACCGTCGTCAGCGAAACGGCCAAAATGCCCGTCACCGTCAGGAACAACCATCCGTATCCGGTACGGGTGAAGGTCTCATCCCTCACCGACTCCATGGAAATCGTCACATCGCGGTTCACTGAGGTCACCATACCGGCGAACAGCGAGGCGCAGGTCACGTTCGCCATCCGCGTCGCCACTTCCGGCCACGCCACAGCCCACATCACATTGCTGGACCGCAACGGCGACACGTTCGGTTCCGCACAGAACACCGACATCACCAGCGTGCTGCGCATCAGCGACATGACCGGATTCATCATCATCGGCTTCTCGCTGCTGCTCGGCCTGGTCGGCCTCTGGCGCCAATTCCATCGAAAGAAGGACCCCGACGAATGA
- a CDS encoding NAD(P)/FAD-dependent oxidoreductase yields MTELSTIIIGSGPAGYTAAIYLARAGYRPTILAGELTPGGQLVNTTTVENYPGFPDGILGPELMDRMRDQAESFGASIEYLDVTSVDFSSSPKTVTCSDGSQYHADAVIITTGSQYRKLGIPGEAEYSGHGVSYCATCDGFFFKDKPIVVVGGGDSALEEALFLTRFGSSVTVLHRRDQFRASKIMVERVLNNPKITVKMNTVATAIRGQKNAAGAQTGADAVTAAAPAAQNTGNLLSLKTTPMLNVSGSALNAPSSTGISLSAKAETADDSAGFVDIRDTVTGETGTLPAEGIFVAIGHEPATRFAKGSVDMDDDGYILVSGAGTHTSMPGVFAAGDCVDRVYRQAISAAGMGCRAALDAQSYLASLH; encoded by the coding sequence ATGACTGAACTTTCAACCATCATCATCGGTTCCGGCCCTGCCGGATATACGGCCGCAATCTACCTCGCACGCGCCGGGTATCGCCCGACCATTCTTGCGGGTGAGCTCACGCCGGGCGGTCAGCTGGTCAACACCACCACCGTGGAGAATTACCCCGGTTTCCCTGACGGCATTCTCGGACCGGAACTGATGGATCGCATGCGCGATCAGGCGGAGTCTTTCGGCGCATCCATCGAATATCTCGATGTGACGAGCGTCGATTTCAGCTCCTCCCCCAAGACCGTCACGTGCAGCGACGGAAGCCAATATCACGCCGATGCCGTCATCATCACCACCGGTTCGCAGTACCGCAAGCTCGGCATTCCCGGCGAGGCCGAGTATTCCGGTCACGGCGTATCGTATTGCGCCACCTGCGATGGTTTCTTCTTCAAAGACAAGCCCATCGTCGTGGTGGGCGGAGGAGACAGCGCGCTCGAAGAGGCACTGTTCCTGACTCGTTTCGGCTCTTCGGTGACCGTGTTGCACCGCCGCGACCAGTTCCGCGCCTCCAAGATCATGGTCGAGCGCGTGCTGAACAATCCCAAGATCACCGTGAAAATGAATACGGTGGCAACAGCCATTCGCGGGCAGAAAAACGCCGCCGGCGCGCAGACAGGCGCTGATGCGGTAACCGCTGCGGCACCCGCAGCGCAGAACACCGGAAATCTTCTCTCGTTGAAGACGACTCCGATGCTGAATGTCTCCGGATCGGCATTGAATGCTCCCTCTTCGACCGGCATTTCCCTGTCGGCAAAGGCTGAAACCGCAGATGATTCCGCCGGCTTTGTGGACATTCGCGACACCGTGACAGGCGAGACGGGCACGCTGCCCGCCGAGGGCATCTTCGTGGCGATCGGCCATGAACCGGCCACGCGTTTTGCGAAGGGTTCCGTGGATATGGATGACGACGGGTACATTCTGGTCTCCGGTGCCGGAACGCATACTTCCATGCCTGGAGTGTTCGCCGCCGGTGACTGCGTTGACCGGGTGTACCGTCAGGCCATCAGTGCCGCAGGCATGGGATGCCGCGCAGCGCTGGACGCACAATCCTACCTGGCCTCACTGCACTGA
- a CDS encoding lipid II flippase MurJ has protein sequence MSTTVGRNSLIMACGTAASRVTGQIRTIFLVGALGTTGIAANAYQAGAQIPQVIFNLLSTGVFNAVLVPQIVRTLKQKDADERLSKLITLSIALLLAITLLMASGTPLLTMLYLDSSWTPAQRALANAFTLWCMPQILFYGLYTVLGQILAAKGRFATYAWSSVGANVISCIGFGAFIMLFGNAGRQPMSFWTSGKIALTAGAWTAGVAFQALVLFIPLLRCGIHYRPRWGLHGLGLRSMGQVAVWSIAMVLLNQLMGIVNSRVNTGAPTAGGDLYGIAGNASYQYAYTIYVLPYSIIAVSITTAVFPRMSRAISEHRIGDARADLSSSLRSTGLAMFFFTAVMIAMPVPLVKALIPSTNVHGAILISGPLIGLLVGLVPTSAFLLVQRAFYAYEDGRSPFLFAAADNAVQLLLLLTSLRFAPPKYWTLMVALSLSLSYIITFPWVFWLLRRRFGGRIDGKRIIIMHVKALIAGAAACACGLFLNPLATRLVGAKVSSVNGHMSWWQSIVICAILTIVVTAVYAGLLWLMRMEEFSSLIVTMKARLLRRTSTATSVSTPAESEAEEAQAQNAEVEEGTTAIAENDNHYDNHSLGDDGTSENDGSAERAAETVTDLERPVQDHPRGIPSDNLPPSFAPTVNRKGQRPSIKSVVLPNVAANAAGATAGIAAGNNAQPRIPTILPTPHHSTRQAASIAAAQPTIPTARMSASPLSQRMTAEHGETTTMKPQLGDTVIGRYTLVSSLRESDGLSAWIANDRMLAQSCQLFIITDTSVLPQINEAASTLALANSRYCTPVLQLQHVGDAAVVITEPDSGLALAEYMQRSSSSFLSYDAIRSIVGQCTQAVQELLDTGLTHTALSTDTIRVSVNGVQFADTPVAAALADICSGIDGDVMSYEQMATRQLAALLYALLTKTPSGANTTFDLNMLPADVPTEFRVICKRGLALHTEDGEIIVPMATLAELSALLGAWEPFGNLSDRDIILPSVSGSASISMVALRDTSDDKIVELPDGLVTSTKLPELSISEAGLAAGAEARFVNEQRLAQQAFLAQLPGDPPSADQPVIPEAELFEPDTAEPSKTLASLQSKVGQLMGSLRKDGEPESPVTTSTAEETAIEQPMPVYAPLPASFPPAAKPRRSATGATQAQSSNGVNVPANAAGASAVAGGTGKPRTIGATGEIQSIVANMPNVPLPEENDNERTRAGSIPPLPQSGEAQVSEGKQTVAGSHPTTRAAQPIATNAMPQPRAHMSESLAALAARSAKAAASGDAVMPPSFAVSASAPGANGAAIPGSSKSRTRMTAPISRDALRNMSGGRPAAAPGANVPGVQTPAQRAQSDAFDPTVTVPLLGTDGTSVDQLPPMAQIMPPSFAPQQVHDVNAANVGRNIEEDLPDQPLWGQLKIKVIAIVVALVLLVVGLVAAWFILNGDNHGGGSDNQDWPNKTDIDNVPFGNSTTQNSTSKNSTSKNSAAQSDIVYIRVL, from the coding sequence ATGAGCACCACGGTAGGACGCAATTCGCTGATCATGGCGTGCGGCACGGCCGCGTCACGTGTGACCGGCCAGATCCGCACCATCTTCCTCGTCGGCGCACTCGGTACCACCGGTATCGCAGCCAACGCGTATCAGGCCGGCGCGCAGATACCGCAGGTGATCTTCAACCTGCTGTCCACCGGCGTGTTCAACGCGGTGCTCGTGCCGCAGATCGTGCGCACGCTCAAGCAGAAGGACGCGGATGAGCGACTCAGCAAGCTCATCACCTTGTCCATCGCGCTGCTGCTGGCCATCACACTGCTGATGGCGTCCGGCACGCCACTGCTGACGATGCTGTACCTCGACTCCAGCTGGACGCCCGCGCAAAGGGCGCTGGCGAACGCCTTCACGCTGTGGTGTATGCCCCAGATCCTGTTTTACGGCCTGTACACCGTATTGGGGCAGATCCTCGCCGCAAAGGGGCGTTTCGCGACGTATGCGTGGAGCTCCGTGGGCGCCAACGTCATCAGCTGCATCGGTTTCGGCGCGTTCATCATGCTGTTCGGCAACGCGGGACGGCAGCCGATGTCGTTCTGGACATCCGGCAAGATAGCCCTGACCGCGGGCGCCTGGACGGCCGGCGTGGCGTTCCAGGCCCTGGTGCTGTTCATTCCTTTGCTGCGTTGCGGCATCCACTACCGGCCTCGCTGGGGACTGCATGGGCTGGGATTGCGTTCCATGGGCCAGGTGGCGGTGTGGAGCATCGCCATGGTGCTGCTCAACCAGCTGATGGGCATCGTCAATTCGCGTGTTAATACCGGCGCCCCGACCGCCGGCGGCGATTTGTACGGCATCGCGGGCAACGCGAGCTATCAGTACGCGTACACGATATACGTTCTTCCCTATTCGATCATCGCCGTGTCCATCACGACCGCGGTGTTCCCGCGCATGTCCCGCGCGATCAGCGAGCATCGTATCGGGGATGCCCGCGCCGACCTCAGCTCATCCCTGCGATCCACCGGTCTTGCGATGTTCTTCTTCACCGCGGTCATGATTGCCATGCCGGTGCCGCTGGTGAAGGCGCTGATTCCGTCCACGAATGTGCATGGGGCGATTCTGATATCCGGGCCTCTGATCGGCCTGCTGGTGGGATTGGTGCCCACCAGTGCGTTCCTGCTGGTGCAGCGCGCCTTCTACGCGTATGAGGACGGCCGCAGCCCGTTCCTGTTCGCGGCGGCCGACAACGCCGTGCAGTTGCTGCTTCTGCTGACCTCGCTGCGTTTCGCGCCGCCGAAATATTGGACGCTCATGGTGGCTCTGTCGCTGAGCCTGTCATATATCATCACGTTCCCATGGGTGTTCTGGCTGTTGCGCAGACGATTCGGCGGGCGGATCGACGGCAAGCGCATCATCATCATGCATGTCAAGGCCCTGATTGCCGGTGCGGCGGCATGCGCGTGCGGACTATTCCTCAACCCGCTGGCCACGCGTTTGGTCGGCGCGAAGGTTTCCAGCGTCAACGGACATATGAGCTGGTGGCAATCCATCGTCATATGCGCGATTCTGACGATTGTGGTGACGGCCGTGTATGCCGGGCTGCTATGGCTGATGCGCATGGAGGAGTTCTCCAGCCTGATCGTCACCATGAAGGCACGGCTGTTGCGTAGGACTTCCACTGCGACATCGGTATCGACACCGGCTGAGTCGGAGGCCGAGGAAGCTCAGGCACAAAACGCGGAGGTCGAAGAGGGCACCACGGCAATTGCGGAGAATGATAATCATTACGATAATCATTCGCTGGGTGACGATGGAACCTCGGAGAATGACGGTTCCGCGGAACGGGCCGCTGAAACTGTGACCGATCTCGAACGGCCGGTTCAGGACCACCCCAGGGGGATTCCGTCCGACAACCTTCCGCCTAGCTTCGCGCCGACGGTCAACCGTAAGGGCCAACGCCCGTCCATCAAGTCCGTCGTACTGCCGAACGTCGCGGCAAACGCAGCCGGTGCAACGGCAGGTATCGCGGCCGGCAACAACGCCCAGCCGCGAATTCCCACCATACTGCCAACGCCGCATCATTCCACTCGTCAAGCCGCGTCCATCGCGGCTGCACAGCCGACCATCCCCACGGCTAGAATGTCAGCATCACCACTATCTCAGCGCATGACAGCAGAGCACGGAGAAACAACTACTATGAAGCCTCAATTGGGAGATACCGTCATCGGTCGCTACACTCTCGTTTCTTCACTGCGCGAAAGTGACGGATTGAGCGCATGGATAGCCAATGACCGCATGCTGGCGCAGTCCTGCCAGCTGTTCATCATCACCGACACATCCGTTCTGCCGCAGATCAACGAGGCGGCTTCCACGCTCGCGCTGGCCAACAGCCGGTACTGCACGCCGGTGCTGCAGCTGCAGCACGTCGGCGATGCCGCGGTGGTTATCACCGAGCCGGACTCCGGTCTGGCGCTGGCGGAATACATGCAGCGTTCGTCTTCCTCGTTCCTTAGCTACGACGCGATTCGATCGATCGTGGGACAATGCACCCAGGCGGTTCAGGAGCTGTTGGACACGGGGCTGACCCATACCGCGCTGAGCACCGATACCATTCGCGTGAGCGTCAATGGCGTGCAGTTCGCCGACACTCCCGTCGCCGCCGCATTGGCCGATATCTGCAGCGGCATCGACGGCGATGTGATGTCGTATGAGCAGATGGCGACGCGACAGCTGGCCGCACTGCTGTACGCGCTGCTGACCAAGACGCCTTCAGGCGCGAACACGACGTTCGACCTGAATATGCTGCCCGCCGACGTTCCCACGGAATTCCGCGTGATCTGCAAGCGTGGACTGGCCCTGCACACCGAAGATGGGGAAATCATCGTGCCGATGGCAACGCTGGCCGAGCTGAGCGCGCTGCTGGGCGCGTGGGAGCCATTCGGCAACCTGTCGGATCGTGACATCATATTGCCGTCGGTCAGTGGCAGCGCCTCGATCAGCATGGTGGCGTTGCGTGACACGAGCGATGACAAGATCGTGGAACTGCCGGATGGGCTGGTGACCTCGACGAAGCTGCCGGAATTGTCGATTTCCGAGGCGGGACTGGCAGCCGGCGCCGAGGCCAGGTTCGTCAACGAGCAGCGTCTCGCACAGCAGGCGTTCCTGGCTCAGCTGCCCGGAGATCCGCCCTCGGCCGATCAGCCGGTCATCCCCGAAGCGGAATTGTTCGAACCGGATACCGCCGAGCCGTCGAAGACCCTGGCCTCCCTGCAATCGAAGGTCGGTCAGCTTATGGGCTCCTTGCGCAAGGACGGGGAGCCGGAGTCGCCGGTGACGACATCCACTGCGGAAGAGACCGCGATTGAGCAGCCGATGCCGGTGTATGCACCGCTGCCGGCATCGTTCCCGCCCGCCGCCAAGCCGCGTAGGTCCGCTACTGGCGCGACGCAGGCACAGTCCAGCAACGGCGTGAACGTACCGGCAAACGCTGCTGGTGCGTCTGCTGTTGCGGGCGGTACCGGCAAACCCCGGACGATCGGTGCAACCGGCGAAATACAGAGCATCGTGGCCAATATGCCGAATGTTCCGCTGCCGGAAGAGAACGACAATGAGCGCACCCGCGCCGGCAGCATCCCGCCGTTGCCGCAGTCCGGTGAGGCGCAGGTGTCTGAAGGCAAGCAAACCGTGGCTGGAAGCCATCCCACGACCCGTGCGGCTCAGCCCATTGCCACGAACGCCATGCCGCAGCCGCGCGCGCATATGTCGGAATCATTGGCCGCTCTTGCCGCCAGATCCGCCAAGGCCGCGGCGTCGGGCGACGCCGTAATGCCCCCGTCATTCGCAGTGTCGGCATCGGCGCCCGGAGCCAATGGAGCAGCCATCCCCGGATCATCGAAGTCGCGTACGCGGATGACGGCACCAATCAGCCGCGATGCCCTGCGGAACATGTCTGGCGGCCGTCCTGCGGCGGCTCCGGGTGCGAATGTGCCGGGTGTGCAGACACCGGCGCAGCGTGCCCAATCCGACGCCTTTGACCCCACGGTCACCGTTCCGCTGCTAGGCACTGATGGTACTTCGGTAGATCAGCTGCCGCCTATGGCCCAGATCATGCCGCCGAGCTTCGCGCCCCAGCAGGTGCACGATGTCAATGCGGCGAATGTCGGACGCAATATCGAGGAGGACCTGCCTGACCAGCCACTCTGGGGGCAGCTCAAGATCAAGGTCATCGCCATCGTCGTCGCGCTGGTTCTGCTGGTGGTGGGATTGGTCGCCGCATGGTTCATCCTGAACGGAGACAACCACGGTGGCGGATCCGACAATCAGGATTGGCCGAACAAGACCGACATCGATAACGTCCCGTTCGGCAACTCGACCACACAGAACTCCACGTCAAAGAACTCCACGTCAAAGAACTCTGCGGCACAATCCGACATCGTGTACATCCGCGTTCTGTAG